One Halanaerobiales bacterium DNA segment encodes these proteins:
- a CDS encoding alpha/beta hydrolase → MEINLKSVKLANGEKLGYRKKDGGEKLLVLLHGNMTSSKHWDILIESMPDEFTIYAPDLRGFGISSYNQEISSLHDFSEDLKMFCDKLNLNNFNLMGWSTGGGVAMDFAADNPEYVKKLILMESVGTKGYPIFKKDENGKPIPGELLSTKEEIANDPVQVLPVLNAYKNKDKDTMKMIWNNTIYTDNQPDPEKYNEYLEDMFTQRNLVDVDYALAHFNISNEHNGLEEGIGKAEKIEAPTLILYGENDKVVTEQMAKDINNDIGENANLQYLKKCGHSPLIDDLDQLLENILNFIN, encoded by the coding sequence ATGGAAATTAATCTAAAAAGTGTTAAATTAGCAAATGGTGAAAAATTAGGATACCGTAAAAAAGATGGTGGTGAAAAATTGTTAGTTTTACTTCATGGTAATATGACTTCTTCTAAACATTGGGATATTTTAATAGAATCTATGCCTGACGAATTTACTATATATGCCCCAGATTTAAGAGGTTTCGGTATTTCTTCTTACAATCAAGAAATTAGTTCTTTACATGATTTTTCAGAAGATTTAAAAATGTTCTGTGACAAATTAAATTTAAATAATTTCAATTTAATGGGATGGTCTACCGGTGGAGGAGTGGCTATGGATTTTGCTGCTGATAATCCTGAATATGTAAAGAAATTAATACTAATGGAATCTGTAGGCACAAAGGGTTATCCAATATTTAAAAAAGATGAAAATGGAAAACCCATTCCTGGTGAATTACTCTCTACAAAAGAAGAAATTGCTAATGATCCAGTTCAAGTATTACCTGTATTAAATGCTTATAAAAATAAGGATAAAGATACAATGAAAATGATCTGGAATAACACTATTTACACTGATAATCAACCTGATCCAGAAAAATATAATGAATATCTTGAAGATATGTTTACTCAAAGAAATTTAGTAGATGTGGATTATGCTCTTGCTCATTTTAATATTAGTAATGAGCATAATGGTTTAGAAGAAGGTATTGGAAAGGCAGAAAAAATTGAAGCACCTACTCTTATTTTGTATGGAGAAAATGATAAAGTAGTAACTGAGCAAATGGCTAAAGATATTAATAATGATATTGGAGAAAATGCTAATTTACAATATCTCAAAAAATGTGGTCATTCTCCTCTAATAGATGATCTTGATCAACTATTAGAAAATATTTTAAATTTTATTAATTAA